A region of Candidatus Chlorobium masyuteum DNA encodes the following proteins:
- a CDS encoding transporter substrate-binding domain-containing protein yields MALFFCSFLILSGCSEREKVTSLKQLDGKEFAIPTGTVADQLVLSTLPNAKFKYFNSVMDAALAVKAGKADAAAYDEPILKNIAAKNSGLVVLKDMITVDNYGFAVRLTDRELKKAIDTVVSDLKKDGTTDNMLSRWFPKSGNPASMPEVTSTGSKGVLRLGTSSVTEPFSFVDGSGKIVGYDIELARYIAKKLDRKLEIVNMDFGGMIPALISGKVDMIAACITITDERSKQVLFSDPYYVGGIAALVRE; encoded by the coding sequence ATGGCACTGTTTTTTTGCTCCTTCCTGATCCTATCGGGATGCAGTGAAAGAGAGAAAGTCACCTCACTTAAACAGCTTGACGGCAAAGAGTTCGCCATTCCGACCGGAACGGTTGCAGATCAGCTGGTGCTTTCAACACTGCCGAACGCAAAATTCAAATATTTCAACAGCGTCATGGATGCAGCACTTGCCGTTAAAGCCGGCAAGGCAGATGCTGCGGCTTATGATGAACCTATCCTGAAAAACATTGCCGCAAAAAACAGCGGTCTGGTCGTTCTCAAGGATATGATTACGGTCGATAACTACGGGTTTGCTGTCCGGCTTACAGACAGGGAGTTGAAAAAAGCTATAGACACGGTTGTCAGTGACCTGAAAAAAGATGGAACAACTGACAACATGTTGAGCCGCTGGTTCCCCAAATCGGGAAACCCGGCCTCTATGCCTGAAGTCACTTCAACCGGCAGCAAGGGTGTATTGCGGCTTGGTACATCAAGCGTAACCGAGCCCTTTTCGTTTGTCGATGGTTCCGGAAAAATTGTAGGGTATGATATCGAACTGGCACGTTATATCGCCAAAAAGCTTGACAGAAAACTTGAGATTGTCAATATGGATTTCGGTGGTATGATACCGGCGCTGATTTCGGGCAAGGTTGACATGATTGCAGCCTGCATTACCATTACCGATGAACGCTCAAAGCAGGTTCTTTTTTCTGATCCCTATTATGTCGGCGGTATTGCAGCACTTGTCAGAGAGTGA
- a CDS encoding amino acid ABC transporter ATP-binding protein, protein MIKVEHLSKKFGNLVVLKNVNLEVREGEVISIIGPSGTGKSTMLRCINLLDRPTGGSIIIDGEDILDSRTDVPKIRQKMNMVFQSFNLFAHLPVIDNLTISPIKLLGRSKIEAEENAMRILSLVGLAEKASSFPDELSGGQKQRVAIARCLAMHPEIILFDEPTSSLDPTMVSEVLSVIRRLAKEGLTMLIVTHEMDFARDVSNRVMYMDEGIIYEEGTPEQIFDNPQKEKTRAFINRIRSIHYHITSPRYDLFTMNAEIELFCEKQILPLTTRQNLPLLVEELLRIYTPLLLATPLDITLAYSEKKQSVELLFESGGAEVNPLESSGLADEQGLSNIRSMTGSIEYRRAGDRNRLTLLLN, encoded by the coding sequence ATGATAAAGGTAGAGCATCTTTCGAAAAAATTCGGGAACCTCGTTGTACTTAAAAATGTCAATCTTGAAGTCCGCGAAGGAGAGGTTATTTCAATAATCGGTCCCTCCGGAACCGGCAAGAGTACCATGCTGCGCTGTATCAACCTGCTTGACCGCCCGACTGGCGGTTCAATTATTATCGATGGCGAAGATATACTCGATTCGCGTACGGACGTGCCGAAAATCCGCCAGAAGATGAACATGGTTTTTCAGTCGTTCAATCTCTTTGCCCACCTCCCGGTTATCGACAATCTGACCATCAGCCCCATCAAACTGCTTGGCCGGAGTAAAATCGAGGCTGAAGAGAACGCCATGAGGATTCTCTCTTTGGTAGGGCTTGCTGAAAAAGCGTCCAGTTTTCCGGATGAACTTTCCGGCGGTCAAAAACAGCGGGTTGCCATTGCCCGGTGTCTGGCTATGCATCCTGAAATTATTCTCTTTGATGAGCCGACCTCATCACTCGATCCGACCATGGTCAGCGAAGTGTTGTCGGTTATTCGACGTCTGGCAAAAGAGGGGCTGACCATGCTCATTGTTACCCATGAAATGGATTTCGCCCGGGATGTATCCAACCGGGTCATGTATATGGATGAGGGGATCATCTACGAGGAAGGGACACCGGAGCAAATATTCGATAATCCGCAAAAGGAGAAGACCAGGGCATTCATCAACAGGATACGAAGCATCCACTATCATATCACATCCCCGAGATATGACCTTTTTACCATGAATGCCGAGATAGAGCTGTTTTGTGAAAAGCAGATCCTGCCATTAACAACCCGCCAGAATCTGCCTTTGCTTGTTGAAGAGCTGCTCCGCATCTACACCCCTCTTCTTCTTGCCACACCGCTGGATATAACCCTTGCCTATTCGGAAAAGAAGCAGAGTGTTGAGCTTCTGTTTGAAAGCGGGGGAGCAGAGGTCAATCCGCTTGAGAGCAGCGGTTTAGCGGATGAACAGGGCTTGAGCAATATCCGCAGTATGACCGGGAGTATTGAATACCGGAGAGCAGGCGACAGGAACCGCTTGACTCTCTTGTTGAACTGA
- a CDS encoding inorganic diphosphatase: MNFNPWHDVEIGEGQPNVVNAIIEISKGSKTKYELDKKTGMLKLDRVLFSSIFYPANYGFIPRTLGDDHDPLDIVVISQCDIVPMCMVRARVIGVMRMVDHGEGDDKIIAVAEDDISMSNVHNIDQLPPYFGSELKHFFEEYKALEEKTVLVEEFQDAAVARECVKHSIDNYIKVFC; the protein is encoded by the coding sequence ATGAATTTTAATCCCTGGCACGACGTTGAGATTGGAGAGGGTCAGCCGAATGTTGTCAACGCCATTATCGAGATTTCAAAAGGCAGTAAAACCAAGTATGAGCTCGACAAAAAAACCGGAATGCTGAAGCTTGACCGGGTTCTTTTCTCCTCGATTTTCTACCCTGCAAACTACGGCTTCATCCCGAGAACACTTGGTGATGACCATGATCCGCTTGATATTGTTGTTATCTCCCAGTGTGACATTGTTCCGATGTGTATGGTACGGGCAAGGGTTATCGGTGTTATGCGCATGGTTGACCATGGCGAAGGTGATGACAAGATCATCGCAGTTGCCGAGGATGATATCAGCATGAGCAACGTCCACAACATCGACCAGTTGCCTCCCTACTTCGGCTCCGAGCTCAAGCACTTCTTTGAAGAGTACAAGGCGCTTGAAGAGAAGACGGTTCTTGTTGAAGAGTTCCAGGATGCAGCGGTCGCCCGTGAGTGCGTGAAGCATTCGATTGACAACTATATCAAGGTATTCTGTTAA
- a CDS encoding class I SAM-dependent methyltransferase translates to MKRFLHVGCGPRKKSQTTRGFNTPEWSELRFDIDSAVSPDIIGTMTDMSAVESASVDAVFSSHSIEHLYAHQVPVALAEFRRVLNPEGFAVITCPDLQSVAALIADDKLTDQAYVSPAGPISPLDILYGHRPSLARGQEYMAHRCGFTQKVLTGTLRVAGFTMVAFRRRSAPYFDLWALAVTTMIPEPELRNLASIHFPG, encoded by the coding sequence ATGAAACGTTTTCTCCACGTCGGATGCGGACCCCGCAAGAAGAGCCAGACAACTCGCGGATTCAATACTCCGGAATGGTCAGAGCTGCGTTTTGATATTGATTCAGCGGTTTCCCCTGATATTATCGGTACCATGACGGATATGTCTGCTGTTGAGAGTGCTTCAGTTGATGCTGTTTTCTCAAGTCACAGCATCGAGCATCTCTATGCTCACCAGGTTCCTGTTGCACTTGCTGAGTTCAGGCGGGTACTCAATCCTGAGGGCTTTGCTGTCATTACCTGTCCGGATCTGCAATCGGTTGCCGCATTGATCGCTGATGACAAGCTTACCGATCAGGCTTATGTTTCACCGGCAGGTCCGATTTCGCCTCTTGACATCCTCTATGGTCATCGTCCCTCCCTTGCCAGGGGTCAGGAGTACATGGCCCATCGCTGCGGATTTACGCAAAAGGTGCTGACCGGAACGCTGCGGGTTGCGGGATTTACCATGGTTGCCTTCCGGAGGCGAAGTGCTCCCTATTTCGACCTGTGGGCACTCGCTGTCACGACGATGATACCGGAACCGGAGCTCCGTAATCTGGCCTCTATCCATTTTCCGGGATAG
- the fumC gene encoding class II fumarate hydratase, whose translation MTYRIEKDTLGEVRVPADRYWGAQTQRSLENFRIGPPGSMPKAVIEAFGYLKKASAIANCELGVLDVEKMNAIAMVCDEIITGELDDHFPLVIWQTGSGTQTNMNVNEVIANRAHILSGKRLGEGKRLLKPNDDVNLSHSSNDAFPTAMNIAAYGMIGRHTIPGIKQLRHELSVLSEATMDIVKTGRTHLMDATPITLGQEFSGYVSQLDHALAAISNTMPHLTELALGGTAVGTGLNAPEGYAKKVARTIAQLTGHPFVSAENKFEATAAHDALVETHAALKQAAVSLMKIANDIRLLASGPRCGIGEIRLPSNEPGSSIMPGKVNPTQAEALTMVCAQVIGNDVTLSVAGMQGHLELNVFGPVMIANILQSAELLGDACLSFAINCVRGIEPEQERITAHLERSLMLATALNLHIGYERAAEIVKRAAESAITLREAAVLSGYLTAEEFDRWVDPGKMIG comes from the coding sequence ATGACATACCGTATTGAAAAGGATACTCTGGGCGAGGTGAGGGTTCCTGCGGATCGTTACTGGGGGGCTCAGACCCAGCGGTCGCTGGAGAATTTCAGGATCGGGCCTCCGGGTTCGATGCCGAAGGCGGTTATTGAGGCGTTCGGTTATCTGAAAAAAGCTTCGGCAATTGCCAACTGTGAGCTTGGCGTGCTTGATGTGGAGAAGATGAACGCCATTGCCATGGTGTGCGATGAGATCATTACCGGGGAGCTTGACGACCACTTTCCTCTCGTGATCTGGCAGACCGGATCGGGTACCCAGACCAACATGAATGTCAACGAGGTGATAGCCAATCGGGCCCATATTCTTTCCGGCAAACGACTCGGGGAGGGGAAGCGGCTGCTGAAACCCAATGACGATGTCAACCTTTCGCACTCCTCAAACGATGCTTTTCCGACGGCGATGAACATTGCGGCTTATGGCATGATTGGCCGCCATACCATTCCGGGCATAAAACAGCTTCGCCATGAGCTTTCGGTGCTTTCGGAAGCCACCATGGATATTGTCAAAACCGGCCGTACGCACTTAATGGATGCTACGCCGATAACGCTCGGACAGGAGTTTTCGGGCTATGTTTCCCAGCTCGATCATGCGCTTGCCGCCATCAGCAATACCATGCCGCATCTCACCGAGCTTGCGCTTGGCGGAACGGCGGTGGGAACCGGGCTCAATGCTCCGGAAGGGTATGCCAAAAAAGTGGCCAGGACCATTGCCCAGCTCACAGGCCACCCCTTTGTGAGTGCGGAGAACAAGTTTGAGGCTACAGCCGCACACGATGCTCTGGTTGAAACTCATGCGGCATTGAAGCAGGCGGCGGTCAGCCTGATGAAAATTGCCAACGATATCCGTTTGCTTGCCTCCGGTCCCCGATGCGGCATCGGCGAGATTCGCCTCCCGTCAAACGAACCGGGCTCGTCGATTATGCCGGGCAAGGTCAATCCTACGCAGGCGGAGGCACTCACTATGGTTTGCGCTCAGGTTATAGGCAATGATGTTACGCTTTCCGTTGCAGGCATGCAGGGTCATCTTGAGCTCAATGTGTTCGGGCCGGTCATGATTGCCAACATCCTTCAGTCGGCTGAGCTGCTTGGGGATGCCTGCCTCTCTTTTGCCATCAATTGTGTCAGGGGGATAGAGCCGGAACAGGAACGTATTACAGCTCATCTGGAGCGCTCGCTCATGCTTGCAACGGCCCTGAATCTGCATATCGGTTATGAGAGGGCGGCTGAAATAGTGAAGCGTGCGGCTGAATCGGCCATAACGCTGCGCGAAGCAGCAGTGCTGTCAGGATATCTTACAGCGGAGGAGTTTGACCGGTGGGTGGATCCAGGGAAAATGATCGGTTGA
- a CDS encoding KdsC family phosphatase, with amino-acid sequence MLTLPIEELRRRAGRIKLVLSDNDGVLTDNGVYYSERGEEMKRYSIRDGMGVERLRAEGIETGIMTGELSPSIKKRADKLAISNLYLGIKDKVSMLDTVQAETGFALCEIAYIGDDVNDIGIMNVIAPEGLTACPQDGTPFVEHCVHYRAKVDGGHGAFRDFAEWLIDLRVS; translated from the coding sequence ATGTTGACACTGCCGATCGAAGAGCTCAGGAGAAGAGCCGGGAGGATTAAGCTGGTGCTTTCCGATAATGACGGCGTGCTCACCGATAACGGGGTCTATTATTCGGAGCGGGGAGAGGAGATGAAGCGTTACTCCATCCGGGACGGCATGGGGGTTGAGCGGCTCAGGGCTGAAGGCATCGAAACCGGAATCATGACCGGCGAGCTTTCACCAAGCATTAAAAAACGGGCGGATAAACTTGCGATCAGCAACCTTTATCTTGGCATCAAGGACAAGGTTTCCATGCTTGATACCGTGCAGGCGGAAACAGGGTTTGCACTGTGTGAAATTGCCTATATTGGCGACGATGTAAACGATATCGGGATCATGAATGTTATTGCTCCGGAAGGGTTGACGGCGTGCCCCCAGGACGGGACTCCTTTTGTAGAGCACTGTGTTCACTATCGGGCAAAAGTTGATGGAGGTCACGGAGCATTCAGGGATTTTGCCGAGTGGCTGATTGATCTCAGAGTCTCCTGA
- a CDS encoding N-acetylneuraminate synthase family protein produces the protein MAELTIGNRKVGDGHPVFVIAEIGINHNGSMEVAKKLIEGAALAGCDAVKFQKRTPELCVPKDQRDIERDTPWGRMKYIDYRYKVEFGRDEYLEIDRYCREKGILWFASCWDEDSVDFMEQFNPPCYKGASASLTDLGLLKKTKATGRPLAISTGMSTMEEVEKAITELGRDNLMIAHTNSTYPCPIEELNLRMITTYKSLFPEVPIGYSGHEVGLSTTWAAVALGAAFVERHVTLDRAMWGSDQAASVEISGMSRLVSNIRDIEKALGDGVKRVYEGEAAARKKLRRS, from the coding sequence ATGGCAGAATTAACGATAGGAAACAGAAAAGTAGGGGACGGCCATCCTGTATTTGTTATCGCTGAAATCGGCATCAATCATAACGGTTCGATGGAGGTTGCAAAAAAGCTGATTGAGGGCGCAGCTCTTGCCGGATGTGACGCGGTGAAGTTCCAGAAGCGTACACCCGAGCTCTGTGTTCCGAAAGATCAGCGCGATATTGAGCGTGATACCCCCTGGGGTCGCATGAAGTATATCGACTATCGCTACAAGGTTGAGTTCGGTCGCGATGAGTACCTTGAAATTGACCGTTACTGCCGAGAGAAGGGGATTTTATGGTTTGCTTCCTGCTGGGATGAGGATTCGGTTGATTTTATGGAGCAGTTCAATCCGCCCTGTTACAAGGGAGCTTCAGCTTCGCTGACCGACCTCGGGCTGCTGAAAAAAACCAAGGCCACCGGAAGGCCGCTTGCCATATCCACCGGTATGTCAACCATGGAAGAGGTAGAAAAGGCAATTACGGAGCTTGGACGTGACAATCTGATGATTGCCCACACCAATTCAACCTACCCGTGTCCGATTGAGGAGCTGAACCTCCGGATGATCACGACCTATAAATCGCTCTTCCCTGAAGTGCCGATCGGCTACTCCGGTCATGAGGTCGGCCTCTCCACCACCTGGGCGGCGGTTGCCCTCGGTGCGGCTTTTGTAGAACGCCATGTTACGCTTGACCGGGCGATGTGGGGTTCCGACCAGGCGGCTTCGGTTGAGATATCGGGTATGTCGCGACTGGTTTCAAACATCCGTGATATTGAAAAAGCCCTCGGTGACGGCGTCAAGCGTGTCTATGAGGGTGAAGCAGCGGCACGCAAAAAATTGCGCCGATCCTGA
- the htpG gene encoding molecular chaperone HtpG has translation MSKKSKNDTAPVQEFEYKAEMKQLLDLIVHSLYTHPEIFLRELISNGSDALSKVRFNALTDQDILDKESELAIRLSIDSKELTFAIEDSGVGMTEEELIANLGTVAKSGTLGFMQSLKEQQKELDGNLIGQFGVGFYSVFMVTEEVTVETRSARPDSQAYRWRSSGQGTYTIEKIERAQRGTKISFKLKEDYKEFAEEYRVEQIVKKYSNFVDFPIYLADKQLNSITALWQRSKNELKDEEVNEFYKFIANDYKDPLDYLPISVEGMVSFKALLFLPSEAPPELLYRQGELENRGPQLYVKKVLIQNECRDLLPEYLRFISGVVDTEDLSLNVSREVVQSSPVMSKIRQILTSKILGWFETLAQEQPEKFRTFYKAFGPIIKIGLNTDFTNRDKLIELLRFESTKTADDAYVTLKEYTERMGSEQKEIYYLSGASRSQLLAHPNLEYFQEKGIEVLLLTDPVDVFVIPSIHEYDKKPLKSLEKADIDFSKEKKDDKEPLAENLLAPVLQLFRDTLGESVEDVIESHRLVSSPVTLVSGKDGLDSQMEKMMKMMQGGINMPAGKRILEVNTAHPIIRNIAGMIIANAGNPLIKTAIRQLYEGALLVEGSLDSTTDFLSRMNELIEAATLSR, from the coding sequence ATGAGCAAGAAGAGCAAAAACGATACCGCACCTGTACAGGAGTTTGAATACAAGGCTGAGATGAAGCAGCTTCTGGATCTTATTGTCCACTCACTCTATACCCACCCTGAAATTTTTCTCCGGGAGCTGATCTCCAATGGTTCCGACGCCCTGAGCAAGGTGCGTTTCAATGCCCTGACCGATCAGGACATTCTTGACAAGGAGTCTGAGCTCGCCATCCGTCTTTCCATCGATTCCAAAGAGCTGACCTTCGCCATTGAAGACAGCGGTGTCGGCATGACGGAGGAGGAGCTGATTGCCAATCTCGGTACGGTAGCCAAGTCGGGCACGCTCGGTTTTATGCAGTCGCTCAAAGAGCAGCAGAAAGAGCTTGACGGCAATCTTATCGGCCAGTTCGGTGTAGGGTTCTACTCGGTATTTATGGTAACCGAAGAGGTAACGGTTGAAACCCGCAGTGCAAGGCCTGATTCGCAAGCCTACCGGTGGCGTTCAAGCGGGCAGGGAACCTATACGATTGAAAAAATTGAGAGGGCTCAGCGGGGCACAAAAATCTCCTTCAAGCTGAAAGAGGATTACAAGGAGTTTGCCGAGGAGTACCGTGTTGAGCAGATTGTCAAAAAGTACTCCAACTTTGTTGATTTCCCGATCTATCTGGCTGACAAGCAGCTGAACAGCATTACCGCCCTCTGGCAGCGTTCAAAAAATGAGCTGAAGGATGAAGAGGTCAACGAGTTCTACAAGTTCATCGCCAATGACTACAAGGATCCGCTTGATTACCTGCCGATCTCGGTTGAAGGGATGGTCAGTTTCAAGGCGCTGCTCTTTCTGCCCTCCGAGGCACCTCCCGAGCTGCTCTACCGTCAGGGTGAGCTTGAGAATCGTGGCCCGCAGCTCTATGTGAAAAAGGTGCTTATCCAGAATGAGTGCCGCGATCTTCTTCCTGAGTACCTTCGCTTTATTTCAGGCGTGGTTGATACCGAAGATCTTTCACTCAACGTTTCAAGGGAGGTTGTGCAGTCAAGCCCGGTGATGTCGAAAATCCGGCAGATTCTTACCAGCAAGATTCTTGGATGGTTTGAAACTCTGGCCCAGGAGCAGCCTGAAAAGTTCAGAACCTTCTACAAGGCGTTCGGCCCGATTATTAAAATCGGTTTGAATACGGACTTTACCAATCGCGATAAACTTATTGAGCTGCTGCGATTCGAGAGTACAAAAACCGCTGATGATGCCTACGTGACCCTCAAGGAGTACACGGAAAGAATGGGCAGCGAACAGAAAGAGATCTACTACCTTTCCGGGGCGAGCCGCAGTCAACTGCTTGCCCACCCTAATCTTGAGTACTTCCAGGAGAAGGGGATAGAGGTGCTGCTGCTCACCGATCCGGTTGACGTTTTTGTTATTCCCTCAATTCATGAGTATGACAAAAAGCCCCTGAAATCGCTCGAAAAAGCCGATATTGACTTTTCAAAAGAGAAGAAGGATGACAAAGAACCGCTTGCCGAAAATCTGCTTGCGCCGGTGCTCCAGCTCTTCCGTGATACGCTTGGTGAGAGTGTCGAGGATGTAATCGAATCTCACCGTCTGGTCAGCTCTCCGGTTACGCTGGTTAGCGGAAAGGACGGGCTTGACAGCCAGATGGAGAAGATGATGAAGATGATGCAGGGCGGGATAAACATGCCTGCCGGTAAGAGGATTCTTGAGGTCAATACTGCACATCCCATTATTCGCAATATTGCCGGTATGATTATTGCAAACGCCGGGAATCCGCTGATCAAAACGGCAATTCGACAGCTTTATGAAGGAGCCTTGCTTGTTGAGGGAAGTCTTGACTCGACAACAGACTTTTTATCGAGAATGAATGAGCTTATAGAGGCGGCAACGCTCTCAAGGTAA
- a CDS encoding VIT1/CCC1 transporter family protein, whose translation MKKGREFEARAAAVFQKNEITEHYIYKNLSDKVGGVKNRRILCQIADDEMRHYNVWKSYTGREIAPGRFKVWFYSFVSMLFGFTFGLKLMEKGEHRAHDTYSRIPGSFKEINGIVRDEEEHEQALIALLDEDRLKYTGAIVFGLNDALVELMGVLAGLTFALQNTTLVALTAAITGFAAALSMAASGYLATKSDPGGKNPFLAAFYTGIAYIITVLLLILPYLFLEDLYICLGLAFFAAICIIGFFNYYISVVRDEPFKSRFLEMIGLSFSVAALSFLAGYAIRYAFGVVI comes from the coding sequence GTGAAAAAAGGAAGGGAGTTCGAGGCAAGGGCCGCTGCGGTTTTTCAGAAAAACGAGATAACCGAGCACTACATCTACAAGAATCTTTCCGACAAGGTGGGCGGGGTGAAGAACCGGCGCATCCTTTGCCAGATTGCCGACGATGAGATGCGCCACTACAATGTATGGAAGAGCTATACCGGCAGAGAGATTGCTCCCGGACGCTTCAAGGTGTGGTTCTACTCGTTTGTCAGCATGCTCTTCGGTTTCACCTTCGGCCTTAAACTGATGGAGAAGGGGGAGCACCGGGCGCATGACACCTACAGCCGGATTCCGGGTTCATTCAAGGAGATCAACGGTATTGTCCGTGACGAGGAGGAGCATGAACAGGCGCTTATTGCTCTTCTTGATGAAGATCGCCTCAAATATACCGGTGCGATTGTTTTTGGTCTTAATGATGCCCTGGTTGAGCTGATGGGTGTGCTGGCCGGTTTGACTTTTGCCCTGCAGAATACCACACTTGTTGCGTTGACGGCAGCCATTACCGGCTTTGCCGCAGCCCTCTCCATGGCTGCATCCGGGTATCTGGCAACCAAGTCGGATCCGGGCGGAAAAAATCCTTTTCTTGCCGCCTTCTATACCGGTATTGCCTATATCATTACGGTGCTTCTGCTGATTCTGCCCTATCTCTTCCTTGAGGACCTGTATATCTGCCTCGGGCTGGCATTTTTTGCGGCAATCTGCATCATCGGGTTTTTCAACTACTATATCTCCGTGGTGCGTGATGAGCCGTTCAAGAGCCGTTTCCTTGAGATGATCGGGTTGAGTTTCAGCGTGGCCGCACTGAGTTTCCTTGCAGGGTATGCGATACGGTACGCATTCGGGGTTGTCATCTAA